Proteins encoded by one window of Lathyrus oleraceus cultivar Zhongwan6 chromosome 1, CAAS_Psat_ZW6_1.0, whole genome shotgun sequence:
- the LOC127074992 gene encoding berberine bridge enzyme-like 21 produces the protein MAKPILFSLSFFLLSVFYTSLAAPPASESFYTDFLNCLKQNNTDPSISDIVFPQSNPSFSTVLQNYIRNARFNTSSTSKPLIIVTPKQPSHVQSTVICAKKTNIQVKIRSGGHDYEGISYISNQPPFIILDMFNLKTINVDIKNEVAYVQAGATLGELYYGIYQKSKVHGFPAGVGPTVGVGGHISGGGYGTMLRKYGLSVDNIIDAEIVDVKGRLLNRKSMGEDLFWAIGGGGGASFGVVLSYTVKLVSVPETVTVFRIEKTLDQNATDLVVQWQQVAPTIDNRLFMRLLLQPITSKTVKGTKTIRASVVALFLGGAEELVGILGKEFPLLGLKKEDCLEMSWINSVIWYNSAEEFKSGAKPESLLDRNLNSASFGKRKSDYVQKAIPKDALELIWKKMIELGKVGFVFNPYGGKMAEIPADATPFPHRAGNLFKVQFSVNWKDPEPSATSEYLNQAKSLYSFMEPYVSKNPRSAFLNYRDLDIGINSFGKNSYEEGKVYGAKFFNNNFDRLVKIKTAVDPDNFFRNEQSIPVLAAKA, from the coding sequence ATGGCAAAACCAATACTATTTTCTCTatctttttttcttctttctgTTTTCTATACATCCTTAGCAGCACCACCTGCATCAGAATCTTTCTACACGGATTTCCTTAACTGCCtcaaacaaaacaacacagatCCATCTATCTCCGACATTGTTTTCCCACAATCAAACCCTTCCTTTTCCACTGTCCTTCAGAACTACATCCGTAACGCACGTTTCAACACTTCCTCAACTTCCAAACCATTAATCATTGTTACTCCAAAACAACCCTCACATGTTCAATCCACTGTTATCTGCGCCAAAAAAACCAACATTCAAGTCAAAATCAGAAGCGGTGGACATGATTATGAGGGTATTTCTTACATCTCAAATCAACCACCCTTTATTATTCTTGACATGTTCAATCTAAAAACAATCAATGTTGATATCAAAAACGAGGTTGCCTATGTTCAAGCAGGTGCTACACTTGGTGAACTTTACTACGGTATTTACCAAAAGAGTAAGGTTCATGGCTTTCCTGCTGGTGTTGGTCCAACGGTTGGTGTTGGTGGTCACATCAGTGGTGGAGGGTATGGTACAATGTTGAGAAAGTATGGTTTATCTGTTGATAATATCATTGATGCTGAAATTGTTGATGTGAAGGGAAGGCTTTTGAATAGGAAATCAATGGGGGAAGATCTTTTTTGGGCTATAGGAGGTGGTGGTGGTGCTAGTTTTGGTGTTGTTTTATCTTATACGGTTAAATTAGTATCGGTTCCTGAAACTGTTACTGTTTTCCGTATTGAGAAAACTTTAGATCAAAATGCTACTGATCTCGTTGTTCAATGGCAACAAGTTGCTCCAACTATTGATAATAGGCTTTTCATGAGGCTTCTTTTGCAGCCTATCACTTCCAAGACTGTGAAAGGAACAAAAACTATTAGAGCTTCTGTTGTTGCTTTGTTCCTCGGAGGTGCCGAGGAATTGGTGGGAATTCTAGGTAAAGAATTTCCACTTCTAGGATTGAAAAAAGAAGATTGCCTTGAAATGAGTTGGATTAATTCTGTTATTTGGTACAATAGCGCTGAAGAATTCAAAAGCGGCGCGAAACCGGAGAGTCTTTTGGATAGGAATCTTAACTCGGCGAGTTTTGGGAAGAGAAAATCTGACTATGTTCAGAAAGCTATTCCAAAAGATGCATTGGAATTGATATGGAAAAAGATGATTGAGTTGGGAAAAGTTGGATTTGTTTTCAACCCTTATGGTGGAAAAATGGCTGAGATTCCGGCCGACGCGACGCCTTTTCCTCACCGTGCCGGGAATTTGTTCAAAGTTCAATTTTCAGTGAATTGGAAGGATCCAGAACCTAGTGCTACATCGGAGTATTTGAATCAAGCTAAGAGCCTATATAGTTTCATGGAACCTTATGTGTCAAAGAATCCTAGAAGTGCTTTTTTAAATTATAGAGACCTTGATATTGGGATTAACAGTTTTGGTAAGAATAGCTATGAAGAAGGTAAAGTTTATGGTGCTAAgttttttaataataattttgATAGGTTGGTTAAGATTAAGACTGCGGTTGATCCTGATAATTTCTTCAGGAATGAGCAGAGTATTCCTGTTCTTGCAGCAAAAGCTTAG